A window of the Dunckerocampus dactyliophorus isolate RoL2022-P2 chromosome 21, RoL_Ddac_1.1, whole genome shotgun sequence genome harbors these coding sequences:
- the ggh gene encoding gamma-glutamyl hydrolase: MAFIDDFEAAERRCICGRTKWSCCTFRIMFVLFFCVYLAFLPLYSTATRNDKPVIGILAQDLYTPEDNQTAYIAASYVKFLESAGARVVPIMINQPDEEYKRLFNSINGVLYPGGAASIFSSGYQRSAKFFYEMAVEANQRGDYFPIWGTCLGFEQLLLLTGGVSLLTETDTRDVSLPLSFTKEAKDSRMFRGFPAELMDALASQPLTENSHRWSLAVEAYNTTQALKTFYKVLSTNTDGTTEFLSTVEAFDYPIYGTQWHPEKNAFEWRKPYIAHSPSAVQVTFFMAEFFVGEARKNYHSFASEDAEAQALIYNFSPVKTRKKSVFEQVYYF; this comes from the exons ATGGCTTTTATTGACGACTTCGAGGCCGCCGAGAGACGCTGCATTTGCGGGAGGACCAAGTGGTCGTGTTGTACTTTTAGAATCATGTTTGTGCTTTTCTTTTGCGTTTATCTGGCATTCTTGCCGCTGTACTCCACAGCCACGAGGAATGACAAGCCAGTCATCG GCATCCTGGCACAGGACCTTTACACACCTGAAGACAATCAAACTGCGTACATTGCTGCCTCTTACGTCAAGTTCCTGGAGTCAGCAGGTGCCAGGGTGGTCCCAATTAT gatCAACCAGCCTGATGAGGAGTATAAGAGACTATTCAACTCCATTAAtgg TGTTCTTTACCCCGGAGGAGCGGCCAGCATCTTCTCATCAGGCTACCAAAGGAGTGCAAAGTTCTTTTATGAGATGGCCGTTGAG GCCAATCAGAGAGGAGATTACTTCCCCATTTGGGGTACCTGCCTGGGCTTTGAGCAGCTGCTGTTGCTGACCGGTGGAGTTTCACTGCTGACAGAGACGGACACGAGGGATGTGTCCTTACCGCTCAGCTTCACTAAAG AGGCCAAAGACAGCAGAATGTTCCGAGGTTTCCCGGCTGAACTCATGGACGCTTTGGCGTCGCAGCCTCTGACTGAGAACTCTCACCGCTGGAGTTTGGCCGTGGAG GCGTACAACACAACCCAAGCGCTGAAGACGTTTTACAAAGTTCTCTCCACAAACACAGATGGAACAACAGAGTTTTTGTCCACAGTGGAAG CGTTCGATTATCCAATTTACGGCACCCAGTGGCACCCGGAGAAGAATGCATTCGAGTGGAGGAAGCCGTACATCGCTCACAGCCCCTCTGCTGTCCAGGTCACCTTCTTTATGGCGGAGTTCTTTGTGGGTGAAG CCAGGAAGAATTATCACAGCTTTGCGTCAGAGGATGCGGAGGCCCAAGCGCTCATATACAACTTTAGTCCGGTGAAAACCCGGAAGAAGAGTGTCTTCGAGCAAGTGTATTACTTTTAA